From a region of the Methanobrevibacter sp. V74 genome:
- a CDS encoding CBS domain-containing protein, whose translation MLTSVQKEILQTLINLYQSSKGKSIKGEDIAEVMSRNPGTIRNQMQSLRSLSLVKGVPGPRGGYKPTIEAYHALNISVSDNDSTVPIYINGERLDDISVAKIEFTSIPQPTECEAAIKVLGSIKNLHLGDEIRIGPTPVNNLGVLGTIVGRDDMDNILLVDTTTIRSIPKLTVGDIASRSVISFTVDCSIKDAAKKLSENKIDGAPVIKDDKVVGVFTLTDLVNAIANDEEESTVGDLMSTNVVIVNENLKIANAIEVMLKKSISRLIIADNNQVLLGIVTRTDLIDSITNLKQFPIITN comes from the coding sequence TACAAACATTAATTAATTTATATCAATCTTCTAAGGGTAAGTCTATTAAGGGTGAAGATATTGCAGAAGTTATGAGTAGGAATCCAGGTACGATTCGCAATCAGATGCAATCTTTAAGAAGTTTAAGTTTAGTTAAAGGAGTTCCCGGTCCCAGAGGAGGATATAAGCCAACAATTGAGGCATATCATGCTTTAAATATTTCAGTTTCTGATAATGATTCTACTGTTCCTATTTATATAAATGGTGAAAGATTGGATGATATTTCTGTTGCCAAAATCGAGTTTACAAGTATCCCTCAACCTACCGAATGTGAAGCCGCAATAAAAGTTTTAGGAAGTATTAAGAACTTGCATTTGGGGGATGAAATAAGAATCGGCCCCACACCTGTTAATAACTTGGGGGTACTAGGTACAATCGTCGGTAGAGATGATATGGACAATATCTTGTTGGTTGATACAACAACCATAAGAAGCATCCCTAAATTAACTGTTGGAGATATTGCAAGTCGTAGTGTAATCTCATTCACTGTAGATTGCTCTATTAAAGATGCGGCGAAAAAATTATCTGAAAATAAAATTGATGGCGCACCGGTTATTAAAGACGATAAGGTAGTGGGCGTGTTTACTTTAACTGATTTGGTAAATGCAATAGCTAATGATGAAGAAGAGAGTACTGTTGGTGATTTGATGTCAACAAATGTAGTTATTGTTAATGAAAATTTAAAGATAGCAAATGCTATTGAGGTAATGCTTAAAAAATCTATTTCTAGATTAATCATCGCCGATAATAATCAGGTTTTACTCGGAATTGTCACAAGAACAGATTTAATTGACAGCATAACAAATTTAAAACAATTCCCAATTATTACTAATTAA
- a CDS encoding deoxyhypusine synthase, translating to MKVNQINVAQDMKISDLVSQFDKSGVLGAGRVGRACNILTDMIQDDEMKVFMSLGGPLIPGGMRNIVTQMIREGHVDLIVSSGANITHDLLEAFGGAHYRHEGKDDEELNEEGIGRIADINVGSDDFTVFESEIIKIFDNISSTKSHISIQELLYEIGLLIDDDSSFVATAAENKIPIFAPGLIDSMMGLQLWIFNQDHDFVVDAVADMHYLSDIVFEAPKVGAILLGGGLTKHYTLASNVIKGGLDAAIQITMDRPEAGSLGGAPLEEAKSWAKARCGSSLASVVGDVTVIFPLIYAAALDKISSD from the coding sequence ATGAAAGTTAACCAAATAAATGTTGCTCAAGATATGAAAATATCTGATTTAGTTAGCCAATTTGATAAATCCGGTGTTTTAGGTGCAGGCAGAGTTGGAAGAGCTTGTAATATTTTAACCGATATGATTCAAGATGATGAAATGAAGGTATTCATGAGTCTTGGAGGTCCTTTAATTCCTGGAGGCATGAGAAATATTGTAACTCAAATGATTCGTGAAGGGCATGTTGATTTAATTGTATCTAGTGGAGCAAATATTACTCATGATTTGCTTGAAGCGTTTGGAGGAGCACATTATCGCCATGAAGGAAAAGACGATGAAGAGCTAAATGAAGAGGGTATCGGAAGAATTGCCGATATTAATGTCGGATCCGATGATTTCACTGTTTTTGAAAGTGAAATAATTAAGATATTTGATAATATATCCTCTACTAAAAGCCATATTTCAATTCAGGAACTGCTCTATGAAATCGGATTATTAATAGATGATGATTCTTCATTTGTCGCAACCGCTGCAGAAAATAAAATTCCTATTTTCGCTCCGGGTTTGATTGATTCTATGATGGGTTTGCAATTATGGATATTTAATCAGGATCATGACTTTGTAGTTGATGCGGTTGCCGATATGCATTATTTGTCGGATATTGTTTTCGAAGCTCCTAAAGTTGGAGCAATCCTTTTAGGGGGAGGTCTTACTAAACACTACACCTTGGCATCTAATGTTATAAAAGGCGGTTTGGATGCTGCTATTCAAATTACAATGGACAGACCAGAAGCGGGTAGTTTGGGAGGTGCTCCTCTTGAAGAAGCCAAATCATGGGCTAAGGCAAGATGTGGTTCTAGTCTAGCAAGTGTTGTTGGAGATGTAACTGTAATTTTCCCATTAATATATGCAGCGGCCTTAGATAAAATTTCAAGTGATTAA
- a CDS encoding DUF5654 family protein, producing the protein MASEVGKLIMETILTLITTAFAFVAGLAWNEAIQKLIESVIGAGDALPSLFTYAIVVTIVAVIITILLARVAGRMGIEIE; encoded by the coding sequence ATGGCATCAGAAGTAGGAAAATTAATTATGGAAACCATTCTTACTTTAATTACTACTGCATTTGCATTCGTTGCAGGTTTAGCATGGAATGAAGCAATTCAAAAATTAATTGAATCCGTTATCGGAGCTGGAGATGCTCTTCCAAGTTTATTCACTTATGCTATTGTAGTGACTATTGTAGCGGTAATTATTACCATATTACTCGCAAGAGTAGCTGGTAGAATGGGTATTGAAATTGAATAA
- the pyrF gene encoding orotidine-5'-phosphate decarboxylase, protein MIIKNNLILALDVMNERDAIKICGNVKDHIDTIKVGYPLALAEGLEIITKLKDKFGFKVICDFKVADINATNSKICDETFKAGADAIICHGFVGKDSVQACLDMAEKHEKELFLLTEMSHPGAIMFLQKNADEIAKMGVKMGIKNYVAPATRLDRLSDIRNIVGKDAYIISPGVGKQGGDGKKTLEYSNAIIVGRSIYESDNPKLACENLIKSLEQK, encoded by the coding sequence ATGATTATAAAAAATAACTTAATTTTGGCTCTTGATGTAATGAATGAAAGAGATGCAATAAAAATTTGTGGCAATGTTAAAGACCATATTGACACCATTAAAGTTGGTTACCCACTAGCACTTGCTGAAGGACTTGAAATAATCACTAAATTAAAAGATAAATTTGGATTTAAAGTGATATGTGATTTTAAAGTAGCCGATATCAATGCAACAAACTCAAAAATATGCGACGAAACATTTAAAGCAGGAGCCGATGCAATAATTTGCCATGGATTTGTTGGAAAAGATAGTGTCCAGGCATGTTTGGATATGGCAGAAAAACACGAAAAAGAGTTATTTTTATTAACAGAAATGTCTCATCCAGGTGCTATAATGTTTTTACAAAAAAATGCCGATGAAATAGCTAAAATGGGTGTGAAAATGGGAATTAAAAATTATGTTGCGCCTGCTACAAGACTAGATCGTTTATCCGACATTAGAAATATTGTTGGAAAAGATGCATATATAATCTCTCCAGGTGTTGGAAAACAAGGAGGGGACGGTAAAAAAACATTAGAATATTCAAATGCAATAATCGTTGGAAGAAGCATATATGAATCAGACAATCCGAAACTTGCATGTGAAAATTTAATTAAATCACTTGAACAAAAGTAA
- the cbiM gene encoding cobalt ECF transporter S component CbiM: MHIMEGYLPLQWCIVWFVVAIIFVAYGIYQIRKIVDENPESKALLAVSGAFMFILSSLKLPSVTGSCSHPCGNGLGAALFGPAVTSVLAAIVLIFQALLLAHGGLTTLGANIVSMGIVGPIIAWIVYKGLTKANVSSTVAIFFAAFLGDLLTYVATSFQLAFAFPAPSFAASLTNFLTIFAVTQVPLAIGEGILTVIIWDRLKSYKPKLLNKLGALAPNEA, translated from the coding sequence ATGCATATTATGGAAGGATATTTGCCATTACAATGGTGTATTGTTTGGTTTGTTGTTGCAATAATATTCGTTGCTTATGGTATTTATCAAATTAGAAAAATCGTAGATGAAAATCCTGAATCCAAAGCATTACTTGCTGTGAGTGGAGCATTCATGTTCATCTTATCATCTTTGAAATTACCGTCTGTTACTGGAAGTTGTTCTCACCCTTGTGGTAACGGATTAGGTGCAGCATTATTCGGACCTGCTGTAACCTCAGTATTGGCAGCTATCGTACTTATTTTCCAGGCTCTTTTGCTTGCACACGGTGGATTAACCACTTTAGGTGCAAATATTGTTTCTATGGGTATCGTAGGTCCTATTATAGCTTGGATTGTATACAAAGGTTTAACTAAAGCTAATGTTTCATCAACTGTTGCAATTTTCTTTGCAGCATTTTTAGGTGACTTATTAACTTACGTAGCTACTTCATTCCAATTAGCTTTCGCATTCCCTGCTCCTAGTTTTGCAGCTTCATTAACTAACTTCTTAACTATTTTTGCAGTAACTCAAGTGCCATTGGCTATTGGTGAAGGTATTTTAACTGTAATTATTTGGGATAGATTAAAATCTTACAAACCTAAATTATTAAACAAACTCGGTGCATTAGCTCCTAATGAAGCATAG
- a CDS encoding energy-coupling factor ABC transporter substrate-binding protein, with translation MKTSTLIILAVVCIILFIAPLVMFSGHGEDDGYFGGSDDAAGEAIEQSGFKPWFSSIWEPPSGEIESLLFALQAAIGAIIIGYFFGYWRGQGKEE, from the coding sequence ATGAAAACATCAACATTAATAATATTAGCAGTTGTTTGTATAATTCTCTTCATTGCACCATTAGTAATGTTCAGTGGTCATGGAGAAGATGATGGATACTTTGGTGGTTCTGATGATGCAGCTGGTGAAGCTATAGAACAATCTGGTTTTAAACCATGGTTCTCTTCAATATGGGAACCACCTAGTGGCGAAATTGAAAGTTTATTATTCGCTCTTCAAGCAGCTATAGGGGCAATCATTATTGGTTACTTCTTTGGATACTGGAGAGGACAAGGTAAAGAAGAATAA
- the cbiQ gene encoding cobalt ECF transporter T component CbiQ, translated as MKFDMDYIAHHNELTEANPYFKLFLTIFLLVLTLALDNLYFDIFILIAMSIVILAIAKISYRSYFKFLTIPMAFVIITCFFLIFFFGKGEVIYETGLWGIVVTTDSLHYGVYTFFRVAGCLPLLGFLALTTPVAKILHCLATLKVPKIFIEIALLMYNSIFIFLNEIDTMQKAQETRLGYNSYWNSFKSLGALVSTIFLRSLDKSETLQHSLDSRGYTGELPVYTPKKRDN; from the coding sequence ATGAAATTTGATATGGATTATATAGCGCATCATAATGAACTAACTGAAGCAAATCCTTATTTTAAATTGTTTTTAACAATTTTCTTGTTAGTTTTAACATTGGCTCTTGATAATTTATATTTTGATATTTTTATCCTTATTGCAATGTCTATTGTAATTTTAGCAATAGCTAAAATAAGCTACCGTTCATATTTTAAATTTTTAACTATTCCCATGGCATTTGTTATTATAACATGTTTCTTTTTAATATTCTTCTTTGGAAAGGGGGAAGTAATTTATGAAACTGGATTGTGGGGTATTGTAGTTACAACAGATTCTCTACATTATGGTGTTTACACATTCTTTAGAGTAGCTGGATGTTTGCCGTTATTAGGTTTTTTAGCTCTAACAACACCTGTTGCGAAAATATTGCATTGTTTAGCCACTCTAAAAGTTCCAAAAATTTTCATTGAAATTGCACTTTTAATGTATAATTCAATATTTATATTCTTAAATGAAATAGACACAATGCAAAAAGCACAAGAAACAAGATTAGGTTATAATTCCTATTGGAATTCATTTAAATCTTTAGGTGCACTTGTAAGTACAATATTTTTAAGATCTCTTGATAAAAGTGAAACATTACAACATTCTCTTGATTCAAGAGGTTATACTGGCGAATTGCCTGTTTATACACCAAAAAAGAGGGATAATTAA
- a CDS encoding ATP-binding cassette domain-containing protein — translation MLEVKNIKYSYNADYQALNGVSLKIEKGEMVALVGKNGAGKSTLFLHLNGIYKPDEGKVFIDGEELKYDKKSLLKFRQKVGIVFQNPDDQIFAPTVEEDVAFGPLNLGLPMEEVQDRVEEALARVGMSGFEKKAPHHLSGGQKKRVAIAGILAMKPEIMVLDEPTAGLDPQGVENLTNLLKELNQENITIIISTHEVDLVPDYAKRIFVLVDGLLIAEGTPKEIFSQPEILKKANLKVPIVTELFQQLEAEGFDMEDDYPLTIEEAKEKFLKFAK, via the coding sequence ATGTTAGAAGTTAAAAATATAAAATACTCTTATAATGCAGATTACCAAGCACTTAACGGCGTTAGCTTAAAAATTGAAAAAGGAGAAATGGTTGCACTTGTAGGAAAAAATGGTGCAGGAAAATCAACATTATTTTTACATTTAAATGGCATTTACAAACCAGATGAAGGAAAAGTCTTTATTGATGGGGAAGAGTTAAAGTATGATAAAAAATCTTTACTTAAATTCAGACAAAAAGTTGGAATTGTTTTTCAAAACCCTGATGATCAAATCTTCGCCCCAACAGTAGAGGAAGATGTTGCTTTTGGACCTTTAAACTTAGGTTTACCTATGGAAGAGGTACAGGACAGAGTTGAAGAGGCATTAGCTCGTGTAGGAATGTCAGGATTTGAAAAAAAGGCACCTCATCACTTAAGTGGAGGTCAAAAGAAAAGAGTTGCAATTGCAGGCATTCTTGCAATGAAACCGGAAATCATGGTTTTAGATGAACCGACTGCTGGACTTGACCCGCAGGGTGTTGAAAACTTAACTAACCTATTAAAAGAACTTAACCAAGAAAACATTACAATAATTATTTCAACACATGAAGTTGATTTGGTTCCAGATTATGCAAAAAGGATTTTTGTTTTAGTAGATGGGTTATTAATTGCTGAAGGCACTCCTAAAGAGATTTTTTCACAACCTGAAATTCTTAAGAAAGCCAATTTGAAAGTTCCTATTGTTACTGAATTATTCCAACAACTTGAAGCGGAAGGCTTTGATATGGAAGATGATTATCCTTTAACAATCGAGGAAGCTAAGGAAAAGTTTCTCAAATTCGCAAAATAG
- the ribC gene encoding riboflavin synthase, translating into MRIGICDTTFARFDMASAAIDELKKNAYDLKIIRETVPGVKDLPVTAKILIEEENCDVVLALGMPGPMEKDKMCAHEASTGLINAQLMTNTHILEVFVHEDEEEDPVELAKLAENRAREHARNLIKMMYHRKAMRKEAGMGIREGKEDAGPL; encoded by the coding sequence ATGAGGATTGGAATTTGTGATACAACATTTGCTCGTTTTGACATGGCTTCTGCAGCTATTGACGAGTTAAAAAAGAATGCTTATGATTTAAAAATAATTCGTGAAACCGTTCCGGGAGTTAAAGACTTGCCGGTCACTGCTAAAATCCTCATTGAAGAGGAAAACTGTGATGTAGTATTGGCTCTTGGAATGCCTGGGCCAATGGAGAAAGATAAGATGTGTGCTCATGAAGCATCGACAGGTTTAATTAACGCACAGCTTATGACAAATACTCATATATTAGAGGTATTTGTCCATGAGGATGAAGAAGAAGACCCAGTTGAACTTGCTAAACTTGCAGAAAATAGAGCACGTGAACATGCTCGAAATTTAATTAAAATGATGTATCATAGAAAAGCAATGAGGAAAGAAGCAGGTATGGGAATACGTGAAGGAAAAGAGGATGCTGGTCCATTATAA
- a CDS encoding glycosyltransferase family 2 protein, translating into MNFEISDEDKHSTYVILPAYNEATRIQPVIEEIAKKGYKMIIVNDGSLDNTLDVVMESQRKYPKNIYIYSHIINRGVGVAMQTGFDAVLRYNPKFIVNMDSDGQHSADDLENVLEPLITGRAQAVIGVRPLKDMPLSRNIANAIMNLLTKIFYKVDVSDSQTGFRALTIETLRKININARGYLISSEFIREVNDNDIPFVEVPIQTIYTPETQAKGTNITEAFKILLQMIRHQF; encoded by the coding sequence ATGAATTTTGAAATTTCCGATGAAGATAAACATTCAACTTATGTTATTCTTCCAGCATATAATGAGGCAACGAGAATTCAACCGGTCATTGAAGAAATTGCTAAAAAAGGATATAAAATGATCATTGTTAATGATGGTTCTCTAGACAATACATTAGATGTAGTTATGGAATCCCAAAGGAAATATCCTAAAAATATTTACATATACTCCCACATTATCAATCGTGGTGTTGGGGTGGCAATGCAGACAGGTTTTGATGCAGTTTTAAGATATAATCCAAAATTCATTGTTAATATGGATTCAGATGGTCAACATTCAGCCGATGATTTAGAAAATGTTTTAGAGCCATTAATAACTGGTAGGGCTCAAGCCGTAATTGGAGTTAGGCCTCTTAAGGACATGCCTTTAAGTAGAAATATTGCCAATGCTATAATGAATTTGTTAACAAAAATATTTTATAAAGTAGATGTAAGTGACTCACAAACGGGTTTTCGAGCATTGACAATTGAAACTTTAAGAAAAATTAATATTAATGCTAGAGGATATCTTATTTCATCAGAATTCATCCGTGAAGTTAATGATAATGATATTCCATTTGTAGAAGTTCCTATTCAAACAATCTACACTCCGGAAACTCAAGCAAAAGGAACAAATATTACAGAAGCATTTAAAATATTGCTTCAAATGATTAGACATCAATTTTAA
- a CDS encoding DUF2304 family protein, giving the protein MLLYSILFPIISVIAIVWFLIRYLKEKQSLLTTILWTSLWLFVILFSIFPNFSEKFANLFGITRGLDFIIIVVFAVLFYIIFRLFNKIDKLQDDTNKIVKEIALSNEISLDDKEDE; this is encoded by the coding sequence ATGTTATTATATTCAATATTATTCCCAATAATTTCAGTTATTGCTATTGTTTGGTTTTTAATTAGATATTTAAAGGAAAAACAATCTTTGCTTACAACTATATTGTGGACTAGTTTATGGCTGTTTGTTATTTTATTTTCAATTTTCCCAAATTTTAGTGAGAAATTTGCAAACCTATTTGGCATAACCCGTGGTTTGGATTTTATCATCATTGTTGTCTTTGCAGTGTTGTTTTACATAATTTTTAGATTATTTAATAAAATTGACAAATTACAGGATGATACAAATAAGATAGTAAAAGAGATAGCTCTTTCAAATGAAATATCCCTTGATGATAAAGAGGATGAATAA
- a CDS encoding heterodisulfide reductase-related iron-sulfur binding cluster — translation MLYFRGCTAREKQTDISKATEKLLNLAGVGYHILEDENCCGSVLLRTGFLKEAQEQIEKNTECLKDEKIITSCAGCYKTLKEDYEGLDVIHISQLLSHLIKEGKFDFKKSDLDVTYHDSCHLGRHMNVFDEPRDVIENVANLVEMENIRENSLCCGAGGGVKSAYPEIAAQMAKSRIAQAKNTDCNVLITSCPFCKLNLENEEMEVLDLTEFLVKYGGLDEIQ, via the coding sequence ATGCTTTATTTTAGAGGTTGTACTGCAAGAGAAAAACAGACAGATATTTCAAAAGCAACAGAGAAATTATTAAATCTCGCAGGTGTTGGCTATCATATTCTAGAAGATGAAAATTGTTGTGGGTCAGTCTTGCTAAGGACAGGTTTTTTAAAAGAAGCACAGGAACAAATTGAAAAAAATACAGAATGTCTGAAGGATGAAAAAATCATAACATCTTGTGCAGGTTGTTATAAAACACTAAAAGAAGACTATGAAGGTTTGGATGTTATTCACATTTCACAATTATTGTCTCACTTAATCAAAGAAGGCAAATTTGATTTTAAAAAAAGCGATTTGGATGTTACTTATCATGATTCATGTCATTTGGGTCGTCATATGAATGTTTTTGATGAACCTAGAGATGTCATTGAAAATGTAGCCAATTTAGTTGAAATGGAAAATATTCGTGAAAATAGTTTATGTTGCGGTGCTGGAGGTGGTGTAAAATCAGCATATCCTGAAATTGCAGCACAAATGGCAAAATCAAGAATTGCTCAAGCTAAAAATACTGATTGCAATGTCTTAATAACTTCTTGTCCGTTTTGCAAACTAAACTTAGAAAACGAAGAGATGGAAGTACTTGATTTAACTGAATTTTTAGTAAAATATGGAGGGTTAGATGAAATCCAGTGA
- a CDS encoding LUD domain-containing protein — protein sequence MKSSELETMRKSFNTVKNRSDSIKDSHSSKRLIKLVQEVKKYSIEHKNELFDEICESFRRNDIDVKFAKTSKDALDYIDALLNEYDAKVIAKAKSNTLGEINLKDHLNIEVIETDLGDRILQLKKTDNKPVHPTGPASHLNVREIAKIVNGSLDAKVHENPREIMEFVRSDVLKRLENARVGISGANAIAAEEGSIVMAHNEGNISIVSLKDLHIIVVGIDKIVPTLEDAISVVKLETLFATGNYVTSYMNVISGPSKTADIEKKLLKNMYGAERVVVILLDNGRSEAIEECLYCIGCGNCIVHCPVYNSVGNEFGFNNYLGGLGVAMSKFIEDDETCFNSGLYMCTLCGLCTLNCPLSIPTNEILENMRKLSTDIGFYPKAHGKIKDNVSQNNSPY from the coding sequence ATGAAATCCAGTGAACTTGAAACTATGAGAAAATCATTTAACACAGTTAAAAATAGATCAGACTCTATTAAGGATTCGCACTCTTCTAAAAGACTGATTAAACTGGTTCAGGAAGTTAAAAAGTATTCAATTGAACATAAAAATGAGTTATTTGATGAGATTTGTGAATCATTTAGGCGTAACGATATTGATGTGAAATTTGCAAAAACCTCAAAGGATGCATTAGATTACATTGATGCTTTACTTAATGAGTATGATGCTAAAGTAATTGCTAAGGCAAAATCAAATACATTAGGTGAAATTAATCTTAAAGATCATTTGAATATTGAGGTTATTGAAACTGACCTTGGGGACAGGATCCTGCAGCTTAAAAAAACCGATAATAAACCAGTTCATCCGACAGGGCCGGCTTCACATTTAAATGTACGTGAAATTGCCAAGATTGTCAATGGTTCTCTAGATGCCAAGGTTCATGAGAATCCTCGTGAAATTATGGAATTTGTTAGAAGTGATGTTCTAAAACGCCTTGAAAATGCAAGAGTAGGTATAAGTGGAGCTAATGCAATTGCTGCCGAAGAAGGTTCTATTGTAATGGCTCACAATGAAGGTAATATTTCAATTGTGTCTCTAAAAGATTTGCATATAATTGTAGTTGGAATTGATAAAATAGTGCCGACATTGGAGGATGCTATTTCTGTTGTAAAATTGGAAACACTGTTTGCAACAGGAAATTATGTCACTTCATATATGAATGTAATTTCAGGACCATCAAAAACGGCAGATATTGAGAAAAAACTCCTAAAAAATATGTATGGTGCTGAAAGAGTTGTAGTTATTCTTTTAGATAATGGTAGAAGCGAAGCAATCGAAGAATGTTTATATTGCATTGGATGTGGAAATTGCATTGTTCACTGTCCAGTATATAATTCCGTTGGAAACGAATTTGGATTTAACAATTACTTAGGTGGCCTTGGTGTTGCGATGTCTAAATTTATTGAAGACGATGAAACTTGTTTTAACTCAGGACTTTATATGTGCACTTTATGTGGATTATGCACTTTAAATTGTCCATTGAGCATTCCTACAAATGAAATACTTGAAAATATGAGAAAACTGTCTACTGATATCGGATTTTACCCTAAAGCTCATGGTAAAATTAAAGACAATGTTAGCCAAAATAATTCCCCATATTAG
- a CDS encoding (5-formylfuran-3-yl)methyl phosphate synthase: protein MLLLISPINREEALESIEGGADIVDVKNPKEGSLGANFPWVIKEIRELTPEDKLVSATLGDVPYKPGTVSLAAMGAHVSGADYIKVGLYGTKDHDEAVEVMENVVKTVKDVREDTIIVAAGYADAHRVGAVDPMEIPKVAKDASCDLAMLDTAVKDGHSLFDYLDLDQLKEFVDEAHSYDLLTALAGSVKKDQLKPLYDLGCDVVGIRGAACVGGDRNTGKIHHTAVAELKELIDSF from the coding sequence ATGCTTCTATTAATTAGTCCTATAAATCGTGAAGAAGCTCTTGAATCTATTGAAGGTGGAGCAGATATTGTTGATGTGAAAAATCCTAAAGAAGGATCTCTTGGTGCTAATTTCCCTTGGGTTATTAAAGAAATAAGAGAATTGACCCCTGAAGATAAGCTAGTTAGTGCTACTCTAGGAGATGTGCCTTACAAGCCAGGTACAGTTTCACTTGCAGCAATGGGCGCACACGTTTCAGGAGCAGACTATATTAAAGTAGGTTTATATGGAACAAAAGACCATGATGAAGCAGTTGAAGTCATGGAAAACGTTGTAAAAACTGTAAAAGATGTTAGAGAAGATACTATTATTGTAGCAGCAGGTTATGCTGATGCTCACCGTGTAGGTGCAGTTGACCCTATGGAAATACCAAAAGTAGCAAAGGATGCAAGTTGCGACCTTGCAATGCTTGACACTGCTGTTAAAGACGGTCATTCTTTATTTGATTATTTGGATTTAGATCAACTCAAAGAGTTTGTAGACGAAGCTCACAGTTACGATTTGTTAACTGCACTTGCAGGTTCTGTTAAAAAAGACCAATTGAAACCATTATATGATCTTGGTTGTGATGTGGTTGGTATTAGAGGAGCCGCTTGTGTTGGTGGTGACAGAAATACTGGTAAAATCCACCATACTGCCGTAGCTGAGCTTAAAGAATTAATTGATTCATTTTAA